Below is a window of Deltaproteobacteria bacterium DNA.
AGCCTTAAAAGATCGCGCTTGCGGTATATCCTTATGTGTCCCTCGGAAAGGGCCTCGTAGCCGCCGGGAAAAAGTTTGAAGCAGACCCTTTCGGGAAAACTTCTCGGAACCGACAGGGCCAGTATCCCTCCGGGCGCGAGAACCCGGAAAAATTCCGAAAGGGCCTTTTTATCGTCCGGCACGTGCTCCAGAACCTCGGAGCAGATGACTGCGTCGAAGCTGTTATCACGAAAGGGCAGGGCGCAGGCGTCGGCCCTCACCAGATGGGCGCTCCCCTTGCCGTGTATGCCCTGGTTGATCATTGAAAAGAGCATGTACCGGGCGCAGCGCAGGCGGTACTCGTCCATGTCCGTGGCCACCAGAAACACCCGGTCGTAATGGAAGGCCTCCCAGCTGTGCCGTCCGAAACCGCAGCCCACGTCCAGAACCCGCGAGCCCGGTTTCAGGTTCAATCGTTTGATGTCTATGGTCAGCAAGTTCAAATCCGCGTGAAAATTCAACCCGTCAAGAACCCCTAACAGTCCGGGCCCGCCAATGGCGGCCATATCAGGGCTGAAAGAGCGCCTGAACCGCGACTCATATCATGACGCAATGCATTAGTAAAGCCGGTGACGGGCAAATTCAACCGGCATTGATTCACAGGCGTTCATAATTGTGTTGACAGATGCCGATGGTTCTGTCTTAATAGCCCCGGTGGAATCGTTCTTGGAAGAAAACGAGTTAATCGTAGGCTCCGGAATTTTTTCGGAGCCTTTTTTTATTGCACAACGAGGAATAAAGCACTTCATGGATTTTAAGGATTTCAATCTCAACCCCGCCATTGCCGCCGGTATCGCGGCAGCCGGTTACAAAACCCCAACACCGATACAGTCGGAGGCCATCCCCACAGTAATGTCGGGCCTTGACCTCATGGGCCTCGCCCAAACGGGTACGGGCAAGACCGCCGCCTTCGTGCTTCCCATATTGCACGCCCTGATGCAGGGCAGCCGCAACCGGCCCAGGGCCCTCATCATTTCCCCCACCAGGGAACTTGCCGAGCAGACCCATCAGGCCATCGAAGTACTTGGAAGAAATACCCGCCTTCACTCCGTGACGGTTTACGGAGGAGTCAGCATCAACACCCAGATCACCAAGCTAAGGCGCGGACCCGAAATCATCGTGGCCTGCCCCGGACGACTCCTGGACCATGTGGGCCGCCGCACGGTGGACCTTTCGAACGTGGATTTCCTGGTCATCGACGAGGCCGACCAGATGTTTGACATGGGCTTTCTGCCCGACATAAGGCGGATTCTGCAGCAGGTGCCCAAGAAGCGCCAGACCATGCTTTTTTCGGCCACCATGTCCCCGGAGATCAAGCGCC
It encodes the following:
- a CDS encoding class I SAM-dependent methyltransferase, giving the protein MLTIDIKRLNLKPGSRVLDVGCGFGRHSWEAFHYDRVFLVATDMDEYRLRCARYMLFSMINQGIHGKGSAHLVRADACALPFRDNSFDAVICSEVLEHVPDDKKALSEFFRVLAPGGILALSVPRSFPERVCFKLFPGGYEALSEGHIRIYRKRDLLRLCGDAGFRLERLTLAHGLHTPYWWLCCLSGRDAAFSRLTQQYRKFLDWYTIRQPPFLVFTEKLLAPVAAKSMVLYLRKKNGHET